In Thermosynechococcus sichuanensis E542, a single genomic region encodes these proteins:
- a CDS encoding sirohydrochlorin chelatase — protein sequence MLVTLNDSILNPLGFSLDLPPLPQPRPLLLVGHGTRDPEGRQAFLDFAQAYYQLDPCRPVFPCFLELTEPSIFEVLSQCAAAGHTNLSVLPILLFAARHNKFDVTNELDRARRAFPQLRYHYGRHYGIASEILTLWRSRLELLDSPEFNPQGISREETVLLVVGRGSSDPDANGDVFKLARMLWEGSGYKTVEVCFIGITHPRLPEGFVRANLHQPRRVIVLPHFLFTGALVKKIYTLTAKAQTTYPSVEYVNLPEIGLHPQLFYLTRQREIETHTGQVAMNCEACKFRLVAGQTHHHHHPHEHHSHSHDHGEHHHHHGSTVDLDHLPSYHQRIWQVP from the coding sequence GTGCTTGTTACGCTCAACGATTCCATTCTCAATCCCCTCGGTTTTAGTCTCGATTTACCCCCTCTCCCCCAACCTCGGCCTCTTTTACTTGTGGGGCATGGCACCCGCGATCCGGAAGGTCGCCAAGCATTTCTGGACTTTGCCCAAGCCTATTATCAACTGGATCCCTGTCGGCCTGTTTTTCCCTGTTTTCTGGAGTTAACGGAACCCTCGATTTTTGAAGTCCTCAGTCAGTGTGCTGCCGCAGGCCATACCAATTTGTCAGTGCTGCCAATTTTGCTCTTTGCTGCTCGCCACAATAAGTTTGACGTTACAAATGAGTTAGATCGGGCGCGGCGTGCTTTTCCGCAGTTGCGCTATCACTATGGTCGTCACTATGGCATTGCCTCCGAAATTTTAACCCTCTGGCGATCGCGCCTTGAGCTTTTGGACTCACCGGAATTTAATCCCCAAGGCATTAGCCGCGAAGAAACGGTTCTCCTAGTGGTGGGACGCGGTTCCAGTGATCCCGATGCCAATGGCGATGTCTTTAAGCTCGCCCGCATGCTCTGGGAAGGCAGTGGCTACAAAACCGTTGAGGTGTGCTTTATTGGCATTACCCATCCTCGCCTACCTGAAGGATTTGTGCGGGCGAATCTTCATCAGCCCCGCCGTGTTATTGTTCTGCCCCATTTCCTGTTTACCGGGGCACTAGTCAAGAAAATCTATACCCTCACTGCCAAAGCCCAAACCACCTATCCCAGTGTGGAGTACGTAAACCTGCCGGAAATTGGCTTGCATCCGCAACTGTTTTATCTAACGCGGCAGCGGGAAATTGAAACCCATACGGGGCAGGTGGCCATGAACTGTGAAGCCTGCAAATTCCGCTTGGTGGCAGGCCAGACCCATCACCACCACCATCCTCATGAGCACCACTCCCACAGCCATGATCACGGGGAGCATCACCATCACCATGGATCAACCGTGGATCTAGATCACTTGCCCAGTTATCACCAGCGCATTTGGCAGGTTCCCTAG
- a CDS encoding peptide ligase PGM1-related protein: MSIAEEFRQLQTRLLECWDGTETFIPELPKGPGGIERDIVVVPSLSFPQPELAKITGYTHYEERQLYTLIQLRNPRTRMIYVTSQPLHPSIIDYYLDLLPGMPSSHARDRLLLLATYDRSDKPLTAKLLERPRLLERIRQALRPNQAYMVCFNSTPLERELAVRLGIPLYSTDPDLLYWGTKAGSRELFAAAGIPHPIGSGFLQSVPELVRAIAHLQEKCPELQRVVVKLNEAFSGEGNALLDLRPLQPLDSPHTPEHLQRIENSLEGMAFQAPNETWVSYRQRFRDLGGIVEAFVEGTVKRSPSVQGCITPKGSVEIVSTHEQLLNAPTGQIFIGCEFPAHADYRQQLQELGQKVGTYLAQQGVIGCFGVDVVATQTTQGWELYAIEINLRKGGTTHPFMTLKFLTDGHYELASGLFYSKHRRPKYYIASDNLCQPHYRGLLPNDLLDMIARYHLHFDSSTETGTVFHLMGALSEFGKLGLVSIGNTPEEAQAIYNQTIGVLDAAAL, encoded by the coding sequence ATGTCGATCGCTGAGGAGTTCCGTCAACTACAAACGCGCCTTTTGGAGTGCTGGGACGGGACAGAAACCTTTATTCCTGAGTTGCCCAAAGGTCCCGGCGGCATTGAGCGCGATATTGTGGTGGTGCCTTCCCTGAGTTTTCCCCAACCGGAACTGGCCAAGATCACAGGCTACACCCACTACGAGGAGCGGCAACTCTATACGCTGATCCAGTTGCGCAATCCGCGTACCCGCATGATCTACGTGACCTCACAGCCGCTGCACCCCAGTATTATTGATTACTATTTGGACTTGCTGCCGGGGATGCCCAGTTCCCATGCCCGCGATCGCCTGCTCTTGCTGGCCACCTACGATCGCTCCGATAAACCCCTCACAGCCAAACTGTTAGAACGACCCCGCCTTTTGGAGCGCATTCGTCAAGCCCTGCGTCCCAACCAAGCCTACATGGTGTGTTTTAACTCCACCCCCTTGGAGCGAGAACTCGCGGTACGCTTAGGCATTCCCCTCTACTCGACAGACCCCGATCTCCTCTATTGGGGAACCAAGGCTGGCAGTCGCGAACTGTTTGCAGCGGCAGGAATTCCTCATCCTATTGGCAGTGGCTTTTTGCAGAGTGTGCCGGAATTGGTGCGGGCGATCGCTCACCTCCAAGAAAAGTGTCCCGAACTGCAACGGGTAGTGGTGAAACTCAATGAGGCCTTTTCCGGAGAAGGGAATGCTCTTCTTGACCTCCGCCCACTGCAACCCCTTGACAGCCCGCACACCCCGGAGCATCTGCAGCGGATTGAAAATAGCCTAGAAGGGATGGCGTTTCAAGCCCCCAACGAAACTTGGGTCTCCTATCGGCAGCGGTTTAGGGATCTGGGTGGGATTGTCGAAGCCTTTGTTGAAGGCACAGTCAAGCGATCGCCCAGTGTCCAAGGCTGTATTACTCCCAAAGGCAGTGTTGAAATTGTCTCCACCCATGAGCAGTTACTCAATGCCCCCACGGGTCAAATTTTCATTGGCTGTGAATTTCCTGCCCATGCCGACTATCGCCAACAACTCCAAGAATTGGGGCAAAAGGTAGGAACGTACTTGGCACAGCAGGGGGTGATCGGCTGTTTTGGTGTGGACGTTGTCGCAACCCAGACAACACAAGGGTGGGAACTTTACGCGATTGAAATTAACCTGCGCAAGGGCGGTACCACCCACCCTTTTATGACCTTAAAATTCCTCACTGATGGCCACTATGAGCTAGCCTCTGGACTGTTTTACAGCAAGCACCGCCGTCCTAAGTATTACATTGCCTCCGATAACCTCTGCCAACCCCACTATCGCGGCCTCCTGCCCAATGATCTCTTGGATATGATTGCCCGCTATCATCTCCACTTTGACTCCAGCACCGAAACGGGCACGGTCTTCCACCTCATGGGAGCACTCTCGGAATTTGGTAAGCTGGGACTCGTCAGTATTGGCAACACCCCCGAAGAAGCCCAAGCTATTTACAACCAAACTATTGGTGTTCTTGATGCTGCGGCGCTATGA
- a CDS encoding helix-turn-helix domain-containing protein, with product MITLTYEFKLKPTKQQVAQIDHDLEVCRRDFHFKVAHQLCDGADVIVVEDLNLIGLSRGMLAKHMLDAGHGQVLNSVLPWVAFKQH from the coding sequence ATGATAACCCTGACTTACGAATTCAAGCTAAAGCCAACCAAGCAGCAGGTTGCACAGATCGACCACGATCTAGAAGTCTGTCGCAGGGACTTTCACTTCAAGGTCGCTCATCAACTCTGTGATGGGGCTGATGTGATTGTGGTTGAGGATTTGAACCTGATTGGTCTCAGCCGCGGGATGTTGGCCAAGCACATGCTGGATGCGGGTCATGGGCAAGTCCTTAACTCGGTGTTGCCTTGGGTGGCCTTCAAGCAGCATTAG
- a CDS encoding SUMF1/EgtB/PvdO family nonheme iron enzyme, whose amino-acid sequence MPFNPFDRGAFWQAFQHQRQFTLQLVAELSEAVLCAQPHPLYSPVGWHLGHIAYTEAFWLLPESSGVSDRDRYWYAADGRPKVERQYLPPRNELLDYLAGIRQRTGDRLYSLSDEQWQRERRLWWWILQHEAQHTETMQMVLAMQGIFTTLPPNLSLPQDQQRIPAGAYVIGSEDLLALDNEQPVQSVELLPLTIDAAPVTWRAFLAFVEAGGYERREWWSSSGWEWREAAEITSPFYPIPENLDLPMWGLSFYEAEAYGHFQGKRLPTEREWEIAAQQGLLNQGYVWEWTQSPFAPYPGFQSYPYRGYSAPYFDGEHFVLKGGSHWTRPILKRPSFRNWYSRTTREVFAGARYVHQEDFISQ is encoded by the coding sequence GTGCCTTTTAATCCCTTTGATCGGGGAGCTTTTTGGCAAGCCTTTCAGCACCAGCGGCAATTTACCCTCCAACTCGTGGCTGAGTTGAGCGAGGCTGTCCTTTGTGCGCAGCCCCATCCCCTCTATAGTCCGGTGGGATGGCATTTGGGACACATTGCCTACACAGAAGCGTTTTGGCTCTTGCCGGAATCCTCAGGGGTGAGCGATCGCGATCGCTATTGGTATGCGGCCGATGGCCGACCCAAGGTGGAACGACAATACTTACCACCGCGCAATGAATTACTCGACTACCTCGCAGGGATTCGCCAACGCACGGGCGATCGCCTCTACAGCCTTAGCGACGAGCAGTGGCAACGGGAACGCCGTCTCTGGTGGTGGATTTTGCAGCATGAAGCGCAACACACTGAAACGATGCAAATGGTGCTGGCGATGCAGGGGATCTTCACCACATTACCCCCTAACCTATCGCTGCCACAGGATCAGCAACGGATTCCTGCTGGGGCGTATGTCATTGGCAGCGAAGACCTCCTCGCCCTTGATAACGAGCAGCCGGTTCAGAGTGTGGAGCTGCTTCCTTTGACGATTGATGCAGCACCCGTGACGTGGCGGGCATTTCTTGCCTTCGTTGAAGCAGGCGGTTATGAGCGGCGGGAATGGTGGTCTAGCAGTGGTTGGGAATGGCGAGAAGCAGCGGAAATTACCTCACCCTTTTACCCCATTCCTGAGAACTTGGACTTACCCATGTGGGGACTCAGTTTCTACGAAGCGGAAGCTTATGGCCATTTCCAAGGCAAACGCCTCCCCACTGAACGGGAATGGGAGATTGCTGCCCAGCAGGGACTCCTGAATCAGGGCTACGTTTGGGAGTGGACGCAAAGTCCCTTTGCCCCCTATCCGGGGTTCCAGAGCTATCCCTACCGCGGCTATTCGGCGCCCTACTTTGATGGCGAGCACTTTGTCCTCAAGGGCGGCAGTCACTGGACGCGCCCCATTCTCAAGCGACCCTCATTTCGCAATTGGTATAGCCGCACCACCCGTGAGGTGTTTGCTGGAGCGCGCTACGTTCACCAAGAAGATTTCATTTCTCAGTGA
- the egtC gene encoding ergothioneine biosynthesis protein EgtC, whose product MCRLYAYMGRKTSLAHALVDAPHSLLVQSYQPREMTAGLLNADGFGVGWYATRQDVPPFLYRQTIPMWHDVNFTEHLSRYIESACFLANVRSATPGQPVQMTNTQPFRWGRWLGVHNGFIENFRQTLYRPMRDRLSDICYNIVEGSTDSEHLFALFCNELVLNPQLSPVMVLQQTLQIVFSLAQAARTSVSAAMILTDGVYILATRCSRGTPPPTLYWSQDAEKIQLTSEPVDHQTEWYPLPENKLLLMSLQSEPEIYAF is encoded by the coding sequence ATGTGTCGTCTCTATGCCTACATGGGGCGCAAAACGTCCCTTGCCCATGCTCTAGTGGATGCTCCCCATTCCCTGTTGGTGCAAAGTTACCAACCCCGCGAAATGACAGCAGGACTCTTAAATGCCGATGGTTTTGGGGTGGGCTGGTATGCTACCCGTCAAGATGTACCTCCCTTTCTCTATCGGCAAACGATACCCATGTGGCATGATGTCAACTTTACTGAGCATTTAAGCCGCTATATTGAATCTGCCTGTTTCTTGGCCAATGTCCGCAGTGCCACACCGGGGCAACCCGTGCAGATGACGAATACACAGCCCTTTCGCTGGGGACGCTGGCTGGGGGTGCACAATGGCTTTATCGAGAACTTTCGCCAAACCCTCTACCGCCCCATGCGCGATCGCCTGTCGGATATTTGTTACAACATTGTCGAAGGCTCTACGGATTCTGAGCACCTCTTTGCCCTCTTTTGCAATGAATTGGTGTTGAATCCGCAATTGTCACCCGTGATGGTTCTGCAGCAAACGCTGCAAATTGTTTTTTCCCTAGCGCAGGCAGCGCGTACCAGTGTCAGTGCCGCCATGATTCTCACCGATGGTGTCTATATTCTCGCCACCCGCTGTTCGCGGGGCACACCACCCCCCACCCTGTACTGGAGTCAGGATGCCGAGAAAATTCAACTCACCTCAGAGCCTGTAGATCATCAAACGGAGTGGTATCCTTTACCGGAAAATAAACTGCTGTTGATGAGTTTGCAGAGTGAACCAGAAATTTACGCCTTCTGA
- a CDS encoding DUF2232 domain-containing protein, whose product MNPTDSLEDDFPDLEAIVPPEHSQTLGRSQIQRTLVITETAFLASTAALLWVINFYLPIGPVLRLFFPIPIALVYLRWHRRAAWMAAIVSALLLSVLMGPPRSLQFLLPHGIMGVIFGGCWAKKESWGRSILSGAVIGTAGFFFQISLVSILLGENLWIYFNQQVTNFIDWVLVNLNLLLEPTVTLIQVVALLLVFFQSTVYALVVHILAWTLLERLGNPIPDPPPWLRTILEDPR is encoded by the coding sequence ATGAACCCGACGGATTCCTTAGAGGATGATTTTCCCGACCTAGAAGCTATTGTGCCCCCTGAGCACTCCCAAACCTTGGGGCGATCGCAAATTCAGCGCACCCTTGTCATTACAGAAACGGCCTTCCTTGCCAGTACCGCTGCCCTGCTGTGGGTAATTAACTTTTATTTGCCCATCGGACCCGTCTTGCGCCTATTCTTTCCGATTCCCATCGCCCTAGTGTATTTACGCTGGCACCGCCGTGCGGCTTGGATGGCGGCCATTGTCAGTGCATTGCTCCTTTCTGTGTTGATGGGGCCACCCCGCAGTCTGCAATTTCTCTTGCCCCACGGCATTATGGGGGTCATTTTTGGTGGCTGTTGGGCCAAAAAAGAGAGCTGGGGACGTTCTATTCTCAGTGGTGCCGTGATTGGCACCGCAGGATTTTTCTTTCAAATTAGTCTTGTGTCCATCCTACTTGGGGAAAACCTCTGGATTTACTTCAATCAGCAGGTCACCAATTTCATTGATTGGGTACTGGTGAATCTAAATTTGCTGCTGGAGCCAACGGTGACCCTGATCCAAGTTGTGGCACTGCTGCTCGTCTTTTTCCAGTCCACGGTCTATGCCTTAGTGGTGCATATTTTGGCGTGGACACTCCTAGAGCGGCTAGGCAATCCAATTCCAGATCCACCTCCGTGGCTGCGCACGATCCTTGAAGACCCTCGCTAG
- the fni gene encoding type 2 isopentenyl-diphosphate Delta-isomerase: MSSPIEQRKAEHLELCIQGEVDYREITAGFEKYRFRHCALPELDFAEIDLGVEFLGWRLAAPLLISSMTGGTPQAGEINRRLARVAQQKGIAMGVGSQRVLLEHPEVATTFAIRQEAPTIPLLANLGAVQLNYGCGVQDCQKIIDLLEANALILHLNPLQEAVQSGGDRNFKGLLTKIGVLCRALPVPVIVKEVGNGISADVARQLVDVGVAAIDVAGAGGTSWAKVEAARAQDTRQQYLGDAFAEWGIPTAQCLEQIHTALPNTPLIASGGLKNGIDVAKALALGASLAGLARPFLQAAHQSEETLAQRIDFILEELKTVLFCTGSATPQALYQRRYLERF, encoded by the coding sequence GTGAGCAGTCCCATTGAGCAGCGCAAGGCCGAGCACCTTGAGCTTTGTATTCAGGGTGAGGTGGACTACAGGGAAATCACGGCGGGTTTTGAAAAGTATCGCTTTCGGCATTGCGCCCTACCCGAACTGGACTTTGCCGAAATTGATCTAGGGGTGGAGTTTCTCGGCTGGCGGCTGGCTGCTCCCCTGCTGATTTCCTCTATGACCGGTGGCACACCCCAAGCCGGAGAAATCAATCGCCGCTTAGCCCGGGTAGCCCAACAGAAGGGAATTGCCATGGGCGTTGGTTCCCAACGAGTGCTGCTAGAGCATCCAGAGGTGGCGACCACGTTTGCCATTCGTCAGGAGGCACCCACCATCCCCCTTTTAGCCAATCTTGGCGCGGTGCAGTTGAACTATGGCTGTGGTGTCCAAGACTGCCAGAAGATTATCGATCTCCTAGAAGCAAATGCCCTGATTTTGCACCTCAATCCCCTGCAAGAGGCTGTCCAAAGCGGGGGCGATCGCAACTTCAAGGGACTCTTAACCAAAATTGGCGTTCTTTGTCGTGCTCTGCCTGTGCCTGTGATTGTCAAGGAAGTGGGCAATGGCATCAGTGCTGACGTGGCTAGGCAACTGGTGGATGTGGGTGTGGCGGCCATTGATGTGGCAGGGGCAGGGGGCACCTCTTGGGCAAAAGTGGAAGCAGCGCGTGCCCAAGATACCCGTCAACAGTATCTCGGAGATGCTTTTGCAGAATGGGGCATTCCCACGGCTCAGTGCCTTGAGCAAATCCATACCGCCCTGCCCAATACACCCTTGATTGCCTCTGGGGGACTGAAAAATGGCATTGATGTGGCCAAAGCCCTTGCCCTTGGCGCGAGTCTTGCGGGTTTAGCGCGACCCTTTTTACAGGCAGCCCATCAATCAGAGGAGACACTCGCCCAACGCATTGATTTTATCCTTGAGGAATTGAAAACAGTGCTGTTTTGTACAGGCAGTGCCACCCCCCAAGCCCTCTATCAGCGCCGCTACCTCGAAAGGTTCTAG
- a CDS encoding geranylgeranyl reductase family protein, whose translation MYDCIVVGAGPAGGAAAYHLAKRGRRVLVLEKESLPRYKPCGGGVSPQVQAWFDFDFSPAISLKLTQMVCTWQGGDAQVLELPPEQAVWMVRRDVFDYFLIQQAQKQGAQVQAQTPVTGLTWGGDRWRVQTPKGDFTAQYLIGCDGAKGSMAKWLGFQHRQQRVGAAIEVEAAMPNHALRAAHFDFGRIHNGYIWNFPKRDGYSIGVGTFSLERKQNLRAIGAAYAETFGVDFSQIKVYGHPLHCWQRHQRLHTQNALLAGEAACIVDPFTAEGIRPSLLTGMLAAQAIDRALNGDPAALANYSRQVQQQWGADMVWAKRLATLFYQMPPMAYEVAIKRPSALQRMGQILCGQLRYRDAAANGLKLLAVGLRVPTAFH comes from the coding sequence GTGTACGACTGTATTGTTGTTGGTGCAGGCCCTGCGGGCGGTGCGGCTGCCTACCACTTGGCCAAGCGAGGCCGGCGGGTGTTGGTTCTGGAAAAGGAAAGCTTGCCCCGCTACAAGCCCTGCGGTGGTGGCGTGTCGCCCCAAGTGCAAGCTTGGTTTGACTTTGATTTTAGTCCCGCCATCTCGCTGAAGTTGACGCAAATGGTCTGTACATGGCAGGGGGGGGACGCTCAAGTCTTGGAACTACCCCCAGAGCAAGCAGTGTGGATGGTGCGGCGAGATGTGTTTGATTATTTTCTGATTCAACAGGCCCAGAAACAGGGGGCACAGGTACAGGCGCAAACCCCAGTTACTGGCTTAACATGGGGGGGCGATCGCTGGCGGGTACAGACCCCCAAGGGAGATTTCACAGCGCAGTACCTCATTGGCTGTGATGGTGCCAAAGGTTCAATGGCCAAGTGGTTGGGATTCCAGCATCGTCAGCAGCGGGTAGGCGCAGCCATTGAGGTTGAAGCAGCGATGCCCAATCATGCCTTGAGGGCAGCCCACTTTGACTTTGGTCGCATTCACAACGGCTACATTTGGAACTTTCCTAAACGGGATGGCTACTCGATCGGTGTGGGTACATTTTCCCTAGAACGCAAGCAAAATCTGCGGGCGATCGGGGCAGCGTATGCTGAAACCTTTGGCGTTGATTTTAGTCAAATCAAAGTCTATGGCCACCCCCTCCACTGTTGGCAGCGGCACCAGCGCCTGCATACCCAAAATGCCCTACTTGCCGGCGAAGCCGCCTGTATCGTTGATCCTTTTACCGCCGAAGGCATTCGCCCCTCGCTGCTGACCGGGATGTTAGCCGCCCAAGCCATCGATCGCGCTCTCAATGGTGATCCAGCGGCTCTGGCCAACTACTCGCGTCAAGTGCAGCAGCAATGGGGAGCGGATATGGTGTGGGCAAAACGGCTCGCTACTCTTTTTTATCAGATGCCCCCCATGGCCTATGAAGTGGCGATCAAACGTCCCAGCGCTCTGCAACGGATGGGGCAAATTCTCTGTGGTCAGTTGCGTTACCGCGATGCAGCAGCCAATGGCCTGAAATTGTTGGCAGTAGGGTTGAGAGTCCCCACAGCTTTCCATTAA
- a CDS encoding cation diffusion facilitator family transporter: MADHRRQAQRVLFLALGVNVTLTVIKAVVGVLSQSLSLQADALHSLTDAGSSILGLVAMQWANPHPDRDHPYGHQKFEALGALGIAAFLGMVCFEILQSAVERLLHQSSAVTITGAELWIVILVLGMNIGLTLYEHHMGRKLNNAVLIADAKHALSDVWTTILVLLGLIGVWTFNWDWLDVVLAFPVAALVFWSAWEVLKSNIPWLVDEMAIAPEAIHELVMSVPGVVNCHDISSRGMVGRQVFIEMHLIVEAEDIPTAHDITEQIEVLLQERYGPARIVIHVEPLDYESSQISFS; encoded by the coding sequence GTGGCCGACCACCGCCGACAAGCCCAGCGGGTATTGTTCTTGGCGCTAGGGGTCAATGTCACACTGACCGTGATTAAAGCGGTTGTTGGGGTTCTCAGTCAGTCCCTGAGTTTACAGGCCGATGCCCTGCACAGTCTGACCGATGCCGGTAGCAGCATCTTGGGCCTAGTGGCCATGCAGTGGGCTAACCCCCACCCCGATCGCGACCATCCCTACGGCCACCAAAAGTTTGAAGCCCTCGGTGCATTGGGGATTGCTGCCTTCTTGGGCATGGTGTGCTTTGAAATTTTACAAAGTGCGGTTGAGCGCCTGCTGCATCAAAGCAGTGCCGTGACAATCACAGGGGCAGAACTTTGGATTGTGATCCTTGTTCTTGGCATGAATATTGGCCTCACCCTCTATGAACACCACATGGGGCGCAAGCTGAATAATGCCGTCCTGATTGCCGACGCCAAGCATGCCCTGAGCGATGTTTGGACAACCATTCTTGTCCTTTTGGGGCTAATTGGCGTTTGGACCTTTAATTGGGATTGGTTGGATGTGGTGCTGGCGTTTCCCGTCGCTGCCCTTGTGTTTTGGAGTGCGTGGGAAGTCCTCAAAAGTAACATTCCTTGGCTGGTGGATGAGATGGCGATCGCCCCCGAGGCCATTCATGAGCTAGTGATGAGCGTGCCCGGTGTGGTTAATTGCCATGACATTAGCTCACGGGGAATGGTGGGGCGGCAAGTGTTTATTGAGATGCACTTAATTGTAGAAGCCGAAGATATTCCCACAGCTCACGACATTACTGAGCAAATTGAAGTCCTGCTGCAAGAGCGCTATGGACCGGCTCGCATTGTCATCCACGTTGAACCCCTCGACTACGAATCCAGCCAGATCAGCTTCTCGTAG
- the ctpC gene encoding carboxyl-terminal processing protease CtpC — translation MGITHRTLVVSTTVVMTALVAVTGAGLHWSRSLAGFRQSPKELVDEVWQVIDREYVDATFNGNDWRAVRREFLSRNYTKPEDAYKAAREMLEKLNDPYTRFMDPEQFRSMQIETSGELTGVGITITQDEKTKEITVVSPIEGSPAAEMGLMAKDVILKIDGKSTKGMDLNQAVSMIRGPVNTKVRLTIQRGDQILNYEITRARIEIHPVRYSLRQTPQGPVGYIRLVTFSSNAAAEMRAAIRELEKQGVEGYVLDLRSNPGGLLFASAEIARMFLPQGDIVSTVNRQGEAERLRAGRGFLTNKPLVVLIDGGSASASEILAGALQDNGRAVLVGTRTFGKGLVQSVQPVGEGAGIAVTIAKYFTPSGRDINKKGIEPDIEVTLTEQQREQLTRDDIATDRDPQFTRALAVLNERILAERRNTQSARPPQTANP, via the coding sequence ATGGGAATCACACACCGCACGCTCGTTGTCAGTACAACAGTGGTCATGACGGCATTGGTTGCTGTCACGGGTGCGGGTCTGCACTGGTCCCGTAGCCTAGCGGGTTTTCGCCAAAGTCCTAAGGAACTGGTGGATGAAGTGTGGCAGGTGATAGACCGCGAATACGTGGATGCCACCTTCAATGGCAATGACTGGCGTGCCGTGCGGCGGGAATTCCTCTCCCGAAACTACACTAAACCAGAGGATGCTTACAAAGCGGCACGGGAAATGCTGGAGAAGCTCAATGATCCCTACACCCGCTTTATGGATCCGGAGCAGTTTCGCTCCATGCAAATTGAAACCTCTGGCGAACTCACAGGGGTAGGCATCACGATTACACAGGATGAAAAGACAAAAGAAATCACGGTGGTTTCTCCCATTGAAGGGAGTCCGGCCGCTGAGATGGGGCTAATGGCCAAGGATGTGATCCTGAAAATTGACGGCAAATCCACCAAGGGCATGGATCTCAACCAAGCCGTCAGCATGATCCGTGGCCCTGTGAATACAAAAGTGCGCCTAACCATCCAGCGGGGCGATCAAATCTTGAACTATGAGATCACCCGTGCCCGCATTGAAATTCATCCTGTGCGCTACAGCCTGCGCCAAACTCCCCAAGGTCCTGTCGGCTATATTCGCCTTGTCACCTTTAGCTCCAATGCAGCAGCAGAAATGCGTGCCGCCATCCGTGAGTTAGAAAAGCAAGGCGTTGAGGGCTATGTTCTGGATTTGCGCTCCAACCCGGGCGGCTTGCTCTTTGCCAGTGCTGAAATTGCTCGCATGTTTTTACCGCAGGGGGATATTGTCTCTACGGTCAATCGCCAAGGGGAAGCAGAGCGCTTACGCGCCGGCCGCGGCTTCTTGACCAATAAGCCCCTTGTGGTACTCATTGATGGCGGGTCGGCCAGTGCCAGCGAAATCCTTGCGGGTGCCCTACAGGATAATGGTCGTGCCGTGTTGGTGGGAACGCGCACCTTTGGGAAAGGCTTGGTGCAGTCTGTCCAGCCCGTGGGGGAAGGGGCAGGGATTGCGGTGACGATCGCCAAATACTTTACCCCCAGTGGTCGCGATATTAACAAGAAGGGCATTGAACCCGATATTGAAGTCACGCTCACAGAACAGCAGCGGGAGCAACTCACTCGCGATGACATTGCCACCGATCGCGATCCCCAATTTACACGAGCGCTAGCGGTTCTCAATGAACGCATCCTAGCGGAGCGACGCAATACTCAATCAGCGCGTCCTCCCCAGACAGCTAATCCTTAA
- the argB gene encoding acetylglutamate kinase — translation MLSDSDRVRVLSEALPYLQAFAGRTFVVKYGGAAMKEEQLKDSVIRDIVFLSYVGIRPVVVHGGGPEINTWLGKLNIEPQFKNGLRVTDAATMDVVEMVLVGRVNKEIVTLINQAGGKAVGLCGKDGNLIRARAQGEDSIGFVGEVQGVDTRVITALVEKGYIPVISSVAADDTGQAYNINADTVAGEIAAALGAEKLILLTDTAGILRDYRDPSTLIYRLDIAEARQLIKEGVVSGGMIPKVTCCVRSLAQGVKAAHIIDGRVPHALLLEIFTDSGIGSMLVGSNAAYESAFTD, via the coding sequence ATGCTCAGCGATAGCGATCGCGTTCGTGTTCTCAGTGAAGCCCTGCCCTATCTCCAAGCCTTTGCCGGGCGCACCTTTGTCGTCAAATACGGCGGTGCCGCCATGAAGGAAGAGCAGCTCAAAGATTCCGTGATTCGCGATATTGTCTTTCTCTCCTACGTGGGAATTCGTCCGGTAGTTGTTCATGGGGGTGGCCCAGAGATCAATACTTGGCTTGGCAAGCTCAACATCGAACCCCAATTCAAAAATGGGCTGCGCGTCACCGATGCCGCAACGATGGATGTGGTGGAGATGGTCTTGGTGGGTCGCGTCAACAAGGAAATTGTCACCCTGATCAATCAGGCGGGCGGTAAAGCTGTGGGTCTGTGCGGTAAAGATGGCAACCTGATTCGTGCCCGTGCCCAAGGAGAAGATAGCATTGGCTTTGTGGGTGAAGTGCAAGGGGTGGATACCCGCGTGATTACAGCACTAGTGGAGAAGGGGTATATTCCTGTCATCTCCAGTGTGGCTGCCGATGATACGGGGCAAGCTTACAACATCAATGCCGATACGGTTGCTGGCGAGATTGCAGCGGCTTTGGGGGCTGAGAAGCTGATTTTACTGACGGACACCGCAGGTATTTTACGGGATTATCGCGACCCCAGTACCCTTATTTATCGCCTTGATATTGCCGAAGCCCGACAACTGATTAAAGAGGGGGTTGTCTCTGGCGGGATGATTCCTAAGGTCACCTGTTGCGTGCGATCGCTTGCTCAAGGGGTGAAAGCAGCCCACATTATTGATGGCCGAGTGCCCCACGCCCTCTTACTGGAAATTTTTACCGATTCGGGGATCGGCTCAATGCTTGTGGGTTCCAATGCAGCCTACGAGAGTGCCTTTACTGACTGA